The following proteins come from a genomic window of Cervus canadensis isolate Bull #8, Minnesota chromosome 20, ASM1932006v1, whole genome shotgun sequence:
- the LOC122422604 gene encoding uncharacterized protein LOC122422604 isoform X3 → MFCCLPLPRGRGLGRAHRQSVWDRWRRWLRAPRGGLWPFARRNRKSFPPDVADEGDTPSTSSREGSEPHPPAREAQCRVQRCLLHVQDPGIH, encoded by the exons ATGTTCTGCTGTTTGCCCCTGCCCAGAGGCCGGGGCCTCGGGAGGGCTCACAGGCAGAGTGTGTGGGATCGCTGGCGACGCTGGCTCAGGGCCCCCCGAGGAGGCCTCTGGCCCTTTGCCCGAAGGAACAGGAAG AGCTTCCCACCGGATGTGGCCGACGAGGGGGACACGCCGTCCACCTCCTCGAGGGAGGGGTCGGAGCCCCACCCCCCTGCCCGTGAGGCCCAGTGCAGGGTCCAG AGGTGCTTGCTGCACGTgcaggacccagggatccactGA
- the LOC122422604 gene encoding uncharacterized protein LOC122422604 isoform X1 encodes MFCCLPLPRGRGLGRAHRQSVWDRWRRWLRAPRGGLWPFARRNRKSFPPDVADEGDTPSTSSREGSEPHPPAREAQCRVQVSVPMEGSAQGGVKSKRGRPPQKPPRTHRGAQSRAALRLSTPGSDPEPRAPLPLRQHEDLEPSAAEHRALALTFQLNQAPFPTPVPTEVLAARAGPRDPLRGHRDLIHPASKTLDQLVPGHHTGQIGPLCRQDAQPQAPMSLPLGPNVHLHLHLHPLGLWQENPSQGMSYHLCRQSLPWLLLNTQTPTMTDQPLQGQRAPLLDRDPEPVLETPGPGEPWALQPLSLSAPHGCHQLAPHPGETDFPSLEGLFIWFFSTYFVLFYLFYGVLYFSWFSLKE; translated from the exons ATGTTCTGCTGTTTGCCCCTGCCCAGAGGCCGGGGCCTCGGGAGGGCTCACAGGCAGAGTGTGTGGGATCGCTGGCGACGCTGGCTCAGGGCCCCCCGAGGAGGCCTCTGGCCCTTTGCCCGAAGGAACAGGAAG AGCTTCCCACCGGATGTGGCCGACGAGGGGGACACGCCGTCCACCTCCTCGAGGGAGGGGTCGGAGCCCCACCCCCCTGCCCGTGAGGCCCAGTGCAGGGTCCAGGTGAGCGTGCCCATGGAGGGGTCAGCCCAAGGGGGAGTGAAGAGCAAGAGGGGAAGGCCTCCCCAGAAACCACCCAGGACACACCGCGGGGCCCAGTCTCGGGCTGCTTTGCGGCTCAGCACACCTGGCTCCGACCCAGAGCCCCGAGCACCCCTCCCTCTGAGGCAGCACGAGGACCTGGAGCCCAGCGCggcagagcacagag CTCTAGCTCTGACCTTCCAACTCAACCAGGCTCCATTTCCAACACCTGTCCCTACAGAGGTGCTTGCTGCACGTgcaggacccagggatccactGAGGGGACATCGAGACCTGATCCATCCTGCCTCAAAGACACTGGACCAGCTGGTTCCTGGCCACCACACTGGGCAGATCGGACCTCTGTGCCGGCAGGACGCCCAGCCCCAGGCACCGATGTCCCTCCCCCTCGGCCCAAACGTCCACCTCCACCTGCACCTGCACCCGCTCGGGCTTTGGCAGGAGAACCCGAGTCAGGGCATGAGTTACCACCTCTGCAGGCAGAGCCTGCCCTGGCTCCTGCTCAACACCCAGACGCCCACGATGACTGACCAACCGCTGCAGGGACAACGGGCCCCTCTTTTGGACAGAGACCCAGAGCCCGTTCTGGAAACACCAGGTCCAGGGGAGCCGTGGGCTCTGCAGCCGCTATCCCTGTCTGCCCCCCATGGATGCCATCAACTCGCTCCCCACCCAGGGGAGACTGACTTCCCTTCCCTTGAGGgtctgtttatttggtttttctctacCTATTTTGTGCTCTTTTACTTGTTCTATGGTGTTCTGTACTTTTCTTGGTTcagtttgaaagaataa
- the LOC122422604 gene encoding uncharacterized protein LOC122422604 isoform X2, with protein MFCCLPLPRGRGLGRAHRQSVWDRWRRWLRAPRGGLWPFARRNRKSFPPDVADEGDTPSTSSREGSEPHPPAREAQCRVQVSVPMEGSAQGGVKSKRGRPPQKPPRTHRGAQSRAALRLSTPGSDPEPRAPLPLRQHEDLEPSAAEHREVLAARAGPRDPLRGHRDLIHPASKTLDQLVPGHHTGQIGPLCRQDAQPQAPMSLPLGPNVHLHLHLHPLGLWQENPSQGMSYHLCRQSLPWLLLNTQTPTMTDQPLQGQRAPLLDRDPEPVLETPGPGEPWALQPLSLSAPHGCHQLAPHPGETDFPSLEGLFIWFFSTYFVLFYLFYGVLYFSWFSLKE; from the exons ATGTTCTGCTGTTTGCCCCTGCCCAGAGGCCGGGGCCTCGGGAGGGCTCACAGGCAGAGTGTGTGGGATCGCTGGCGACGCTGGCTCAGGGCCCCCCGAGGAGGCCTCTGGCCCTTTGCCCGAAGGAACAGGAAG AGCTTCCCACCGGATGTGGCCGACGAGGGGGACACGCCGTCCACCTCCTCGAGGGAGGGGTCGGAGCCCCACCCCCCTGCCCGTGAGGCCCAGTGCAGGGTCCAGGTGAGCGTGCCCATGGAGGGGTCAGCCCAAGGGGGAGTGAAGAGCAAGAGGGGAAGGCCTCCCCAGAAACCACCCAGGACACACCGCGGGGCCCAGTCTCGGGCTGCTTTGCGGCTCAGCACACCTGGCTCCGACCCAGAGCCCCGAGCACCCCTCCCTCTGAGGCAGCACGAGGACCTGGAGCCCAGCGCggcagagcacagag AGGTGCTTGCTGCACGTgcaggacccagggatccactGAGGGGACATCGAGACCTGATCCATCCTGCCTCAAAGACACTGGACCAGCTGGTTCCTGGCCACCACACTGGGCAGATCGGACCTCTGTGCCGGCAGGACGCCCAGCCCCAGGCACCGATGTCCCTCCCCCTCGGCCCAAACGTCCACCTCCACCTGCACCTGCACCCGCTCGGGCTTTGGCAGGAGAACCCGAGTCAGGGCATGAGTTACCACCTCTGCAGGCAGAGCCTGCCCTGGCTCCTGCTCAACACCCAGACGCCCACGATGACTGACCAACCGCTGCAGGGACAACGGGCCCCTCTTTTGGACAGAGACCCAGAGCCCGTTCTGGAAACACCAGGTCCAGGGGAGCCGTGGGCTCTGCAGCCGCTATCCCTGTCTGCCCCCCATGGATGCCATCAACTCGCTCCCCACCCAGGGGAGACTGACTTCCCTTCCCTTGAGGgtctgtttatttggtttttctctacCTATTTTGTGCTCTTTTACTTGTTCTATGGTGTTCTGTACTTTTCTTGGTTcagtttgaaagaataa